In Rhodopirellula sp. P2, the DNA window AACTTCCCTCAAACGGTGGCCTGAATCCAAAGGCGGTTCAGGAATGATTCGCTGGTTGGCGTCGTACCCCAAGTCAGGGAACACCTGGGTTCGCATTTTCTTGTGGGCCTATTGGAATGATGACGGCACGGACAAAGAGGTCGACCTGGACCGAATCCCCGAAATTTCGCATTCGGAAAGTCGTCTGAAGCTTTACGATGAGTTAGCGGGCCAGTCGATTGCTTCGTGGAACGCGGCGCGGGTCGCATCGCTGCGATTTGCTGTCCAGAAATCGGTCGCAATGCAATTGAAGCCTCACCAAGTCGTCAAAACACATAGTGCCAGAGCGAGGATAGCAGAGGTGCCATTGATCGTTCCGCAATGGACGGAGCGGGCCATCTACTTGCTGCGTCATCCGATGGATGTGGTCGATTCGTATGCTGATCACTGCGGCCTCTCGATCGATCAGACCATCCGGCTGCCCGATGGCAATGAATCCACTGTCGAGTCGATGGCACTTGCGAATCCAGTGGCACCAAACAACGCCATTCGACGTTGGCTTGTCAGCAACTTGGTCCGAGGTGTATCGCCGCGCCGTCTGGCCGAAATGAGCCGAGAGCACGGGGTGGATGCCGATGAAATGGAGGTCGAGTTGGATTTTGCTCTTCGGCACCCATACGTTTTGGGCGCCCTCGATGCGATCGCTGAGAAGCAAGCGCCGATTCCTACTCCCGAAAGGTCAACGAACAATCGTCAATCCGTTTGCTGATCGAACGTCAGCTCGGTTTGAGAATGGGCTGGGGCGTTTTCGTGTCAAATTCCGGGGAAGCAATCGGTTGGAAGCGGCAAGAGGCTGCTGCTGAACGGGCGAATCAGGTACAACGAGCGGGCGACGATCAGTTCGCTGGATGACTTACACCTTGGACTTCAATACGGATCTCGATCATGCTTCACGCGATCATCATGGCAGGTGGCAGCGGAACTCGTTTTTGGCCCGCTTCTCGAAAAGCCAAACCAAAACAACTGCTGTCCTTGGCTGGTGATCGCACGATGATCCAAGCCACGCGGGATCGGCTCAGTTCGGTGATTCCCGCGGAGCGAACGCATGTGTTGACCTCCGTCGCGTTGGTGGATCCGATCGCGGAACAATTGCCCGAGCTGCGCCGCGAAACAATCGTGGGTGAACCATGTCGGCGTGACACCGCACCGTGTGTTGGACTGGCAGCAGCCTTGGTGGCTCATGAGGACCCTGACGCGGTCATGCTGGTTTGCCCCTCGGATCACGTGATCCTGCAACACGACAAGTTCGCCGAGGGCGTGCGGCGTGGAGAAGCGATCTTGGCAGATCATCCCGATGCGATTGTGACCTTTGGAATCAAGCCTTCCTATCCGGCGGAGTCGTTTGGCTACATTCAACGTGGCGAAGTGATCGACGGCCATGAGGCTTTTCAGGTCAAAACATTTCGCGAAAAACCGGATGCCGAAACGGCCAAGCAGTACTTGGCCGAAGGCACTTTTTCTTGGAACAGCGGGATCTTCTTGTGGCGAGCCCAAACCATTTTGGATGCGCTGAAGCAGCACGAGCCGGAAATGTTCTCGCACATCGAGGCGATCTCGAAAGCAATCGGCACCGAAGACTACGACGCCGTGCTGCAGAAAGAGTTCGCTGCGATTGAAGGCAAATCAATCGACTACGCGGTGATGGAACGGCATTCACCGGTCGTTGTCATCGAGGCTCCGTTTGACTGGGACGATGTGGGAAGCTGGCAAGCGGTTTCGCGACTGCACCCGGCTGATGAATTTGGCAATGCGGTCGTCGGCACGCATGTGAGCGTTGACTCGACCGGTTGCATCATCCATGGGACGCCCGGGCACACGATTGCCACCATTGATGTGCACGACCTGATCGTGGTGCAGACTCCCGATGCGACCTTGGTGGCTCCCAAGGCTTCGGAAGAACGAGTCCGAGAAATCGTCGCTGCCTTGCAGAATGGCGGGGCGGAAGAGCTCACCTAAGCACCACGTGAAAAACAAGTGACGTAGCGGAAGGGCGCGAGCCCTCCGGTTCCTCACCGGGCGGCTTGCGCCACACCGCTAACATCGTCACTTGTTGTTCACGCGTTGCT includes these proteins:
- a CDS encoding sulfotransferase domain-containing protein; translation: MIRWLASYPKSGNTWVRIFLWAYWNDDGTDKEVDLDRIPEISHSESRLKLYDELAGQSIASWNAARVASLRFAVQKSVAMQLKPHQVVKTHSARARIAEVPLIVPQWTERAIYLLRHPMDVVDSYADHCGLSIDQTIRLPDGNESTVESMALANPVAPNNAIRRWLVSNLVRGVSPRRLAEMSREHGVDADEMEVELDFALRHPYVLGALDAIAEKQAPIPTPERSTNNRQSVC
- a CDS encoding mannose-1-phosphate guanylyltransferase, with amino-acid sequence MLHAIIMAGGSGTRFWPASRKAKPKQLLSLAGDRTMIQATRDRLSSVIPAERTHVLTSVALVDPIAEQLPELRRETIVGEPCRRDTAPCVGLAAALVAHEDPDAVMLVCPSDHVILQHDKFAEGVRRGEAILADHPDAIVTFGIKPSYPAESFGYIQRGEVIDGHEAFQVKTFREKPDAETAKQYLAEGTFSWNSGIFLWRAQTILDALKQHEPEMFSHIEAISKAIGTEDYDAVLQKEFAAIEGKSIDYAVMERHSPVVVIEAPFDWDDVGSWQAVSRLHPADEFGNAVVGTHVSVDSTGCIIHGTPGHTIATIDVHDLIVVQTPDATLVAPKASEERVREIVAALQNGGAEELT